In Pseudanabaena yagii GIHE-NHR1, the following proteins share a genomic window:
- the ctaD gene encoding cytochrome c oxidase subunit I, with the protein MTNISVEAIADLPPHSEKPEDWKRFFGFSTDHKVIGIQYLVTSFFFFLVGGLFAMIVRGELITPEADLLDRAVYNAMFTMHGTVMLFLWTFPSLLGLSNYLVPLMIGAKDMAFPRLNAVAFWMVPVFGIILMASFFVPGGPSQSGWWAYPPVSLQNPTGNLINGQFLWLLAVALSGISSIMGGINFVTTIFRMRAPGMTWFRMPLFVWAVLSAQIIQLFGLPALTAGAVMLLSDLTFGTSFFDPAKGGDPVLFQHFFWFYSHPAVYVIILPIFGVFSEIFPVYARKPLFGYKVVAVSSLLITGLSGIVWVHHMYASGTPSWMRMIFMATTMMISVPTGIKVFAWVATIWGGKIRLNTAMLFGLGGLTMFVFAGITGIMLASVPVDIHVNNTYFVVGHFHYVIYGAVVMGMYAAIYHWFPKMTGRMYSEGLGKLHFILTFIGTNACFFPMHPLGLQGMPRRVASYDPEFAFWNVIASLGGFLLGISTLPFLLNMIGSWVQGEKAPKNPWRAIGLEWLVSSPPSHENFEELPIVISEPYGYGKDEPLVSNPDALEVAHATN; encoded by the coding sequence ATGACCAATATTTCTGTTGAGGCGATCGCCGATCTGCCACCACATTCTGAAAAACCTGAAGATTGGAAACGCTTTTTTGGTTTCAGTACCGATCATAAAGTGATTGGCATTCAGTATTTAGTTACTTCCTTCTTTTTCTTTTTAGTCGGTGGTTTGTTTGCGATGATCGTGCGCGGCGAACTGATTACTCCTGAAGCCGATCTACTTGATCGCGCAGTTTATAACGCCATGTTCACCATGCATGGCACGGTGATGTTGTTTCTCTGGACATTTCCCTCCCTCTTAGGACTATCCAATTATCTTGTGCCATTGATGATTGGAGCAAAGGATATGGCTTTTCCGCGTTTAAATGCGGTTGCCTTTTGGATGGTTCCTGTATTTGGGATTATTCTCATGGCAAGCTTTTTCGTGCCTGGAGGACCTTCGCAGTCAGGTTGGTGGGCTTATCCTCCCGTTAGTTTGCAAAATCCTACGGGTAATCTGATCAATGGTCAGTTTCTCTGGTTGTTAGCCGTTGCTCTTTCAGGTATCTCTTCGATTATGGGTGGGATCAACTTCGTGACCACCATTTTTAGAATGCGTGCCCCGGGCATGACTTGGTTTCGGATGCCATTGTTTGTATGGGCAGTACTGTCAGCACAGATCATTCAGCTATTTGGTTTACCTGCTCTAACCGCAGGGGCAGTCATGCTCTTATCCGATCTCACCTTTGGAACTAGCTTCTTTGATCCCGCCAAAGGTGGTGATCCCGTTCTCTTTCAACATTTTTTCTGGTTCTATTCTCACCCCGCAGTTTATGTAATCATCCTGCCCATCTTCGGCGTGTTTTCCGAAATATTCCCCGTCTATGCGCGGAAACCTCTATTTGGTTACAAAGTTGTCGCTGTTTCTTCCCTATTGATTACGGGATTAAGCGGCATCGTTTGGGTGCATCACATGTATGCAAGCGGTACGCCTAGCTGGATGAGGATGATCTTCATGGCAACGACGATGATGATTTCCGTTCCCACAGGAATTAAGGTATTCGCATGGGTGGCAACAATTTGGGGCGGCAAAATCAGGCTAAATACAGCGATGCTGTTTGGTCTAGGCGGCTTAACGATGTTCGTATTCGCAGGAATTACGGGAATCATGCTTGCTTCGGTTCCCGTTGATATTCACGTTAACAATACTTACTTCGTAGTCGGACATTTCCATTATGTAATCTATGGCGCAGTGGTCATGGGAATGTATGCCGCGATCTACCATTGGTTCCCGAAGATGACAGGAAGGATGTATTCCGAAGGTTTAGGAAAATTACATTTCATCCTCACCTTCATCGGTACGAATGCCTGTTTCTTCCCCATGCATCCCCTCGGTTTGCAGGGAATGCCCCGCCGTGTCGCTTCCTACGATCCCGAATTCGCCTTTTGGAATGTAATCGCCAGTTTAGGTGGCTTTCTCTTAGGAATTTCCACTTTGCCATTTTTGTTAAATATGATCGGCTCTTGGGTACAGGGCGAAAAGGCTCCCAAAAATCCTTGGCGGGCGATCGGTTTGGAATGGCTAGTTTCTTCGCCACCATCCCATGAGAACTTTGAAGAGTTACCGATTGTAATTTCGGAACCCTATGGCTATGGCAAAGATGAACCCTTAGTTTCTAATCCTGATGCATTGGAGGTAGCTCATGCAACCAATTAA
- a CDS encoding cytochrome c oxidase subunit 3, whose product MQPINPAVDPAIANLEVSHSAAHQEHQDNRLFGFIVFLLSESVIFLSFFAAYIVYKTTSLDWLPVGVTGLEIKDPAINTVVLVSSSFTIYLAEKFLHKQNLWGFRAFWLLTIAMGSYFLYGQAVEWSGLAFGFGDGVFGGSFYLLTGFHGLHVLTGVLLQLIMLVRSFLPNEFSKSLYGIEATSLFWHFVDVIWIALFTLIYIWQ is encoded by the coding sequence ATGCAACCAATTAATCCTGCTGTCGATCCAGCGATCGCTAATCTAGAAGTTTCCCATAGCGCCGCGCACCAAGAACATCAAGACAATCGCCTATTCGGTTTTATTGTCTTTCTGCTCTCTGAAAGCGTCATCTTCTTGAGCTTTTTCGCTGCCTATATCGTTTACAAAACCACTTCCCTCGATTGGCTGCCAGTGGGAGTAACAGGCTTAGAAATTAAAGATCCTGCCATTAACACAGTGGTTCTAGTTTCCAGCAGTTTCACAATCTACCTCGCCGAAAAATTCCTCCATAAACAGAATCTCTGGGGCTTTCGCGCTTTTTGGTTATTAACGATCGCGATGGGTAGTTACTTCCTCTATGGTCAAGCTGTGGAGTGGAGTGGCTTAGCCTTTGGTTTTGGTGATGGCGTGTTTGGCGGTAGTTTCTATTTGCTAACTGGTTTTCACGGGCTGCACGTTTTAACGGGTGTACTGTTGCAGCTAATCATGTTAGTGCGATCGTTCCTTCCCAATGAATTTAGCAAGAGTTTGTATGGCATTGAGGCAACTTCGCTATTCTGGCATTTTGTCGATGTGATTTGGATTGCGTTGTTTACGTTGATTTATATCTGGCAATGA
- a CDS encoding GMC oxidoreductase encodes MIIDDHYYDVIIVGTGAGGGTLAYKLASTGKKILILERGDFMPLEEQNRSNIDIFQRDRYHAPEQWYDHTGEPFSPQTNYVIGGNTKIYGAALLRRREKDFEEVTHQAGISPAWCVKYDEFEPYYTEAENLYKVHGKANSDSTEPTHSADYPYPAVSHEPEIQKIYEAIANQGLHPSTIPLGLTRQEDDPTSDSEESCLVPSLKSANVTLKTQAKVVSLHTNPSGRSVKGVEAEVGGQSYLFLGDIIVLACGAINSAALLLRSANDSHPKGLANSSDQVGRNLMKSLLSSVVQLSTKPNNGSFQKSIYVNDFYWGDADFPYPMGHIQNSGGLLTDIIFAESPPVFSIVAKLMPNFGLKQLATHSIGWWVQTEDLPDSNNRVRWENNRIHIDYNPNNMEAHDRLIYRWTDVLKNIEKSLDGFRTGFLHPRSESPLQVVANQCGTCRFGNDPATSVLDRDCRTHDLDNLYVVDGSFFPSNAAVSPALTIIANALRVGDRLIERLK; translated from the coding sequence ATGATTATTGATGACCATTATTACGATGTGATTATTGTGGGAACTGGTGCAGGTGGTGGAACCCTTGCCTATAAACTCGCTTCCACAGGCAAGAAAATTCTGATTCTGGAACGTGGTGACTTTATGCCCCTCGAAGAACAGAATCGCAGTAATATCGATATTTTTCAGCGCGATCGCTACCATGCTCCTGAACAATGGTACGACCACACAGGCGAGCCATTTTCACCACAGACTAACTATGTGATCGGTGGCAATACCAAAATCTATGGTGCGGCTCTCTTGCGGCGGCGCGAAAAGGACTTTGAAGAAGTCACCCATCAAGCAGGAATTTCCCCCGCATGGTGCGTAAAGTATGACGAATTTGAGCCTTACTATACCGAAGCCGAAAATCTCTATAAGGTGCATGGCAAGGCAAATTCTGACAGCACCGAACCAACTCACAGCGCTGATTATCCCTATCCTGCGGTCAGTCATGAGCCTGAGATTCAGAAGATCTATGAGGCGATCGCTAATCAAGGTTTGCATCCATCGACAATTCCCCTCGGCTTGACCCGTCAAGAGGATGACCCCACTAGCGACTCTGAAGAAAGTTGCCTCGTCCCTTCCTTGAAATCGGCAAATGTCACCTTAAAAACCCAAGCCAAAGTAGTCAGTCTCCATACCAATCCATCAGGGCGATCGGTGAAGGGAGTAGAAGCAGAAGTGGGCGGACAGTCCTATCTCTTTTTAGGTGATATCATCGTGCTTGCCTGTGGCGCGATTAATTCGGCGGCGCTACTGTTGCGATCGGCAAATGATTCCCATCCCAAAGGGCTTGCCAATAGCTCCGATCAAGTGGGACGGAATTTGATGAAAAGCCTGTTGTCATCGGTAGTCCAACTCAGCACTAAGCCCAATAACGGCTCCTTCCAAAAGTCGATCTATGTAAATGATTTCTATTGGGGTGATGCGGATTTCCCCTATCCCATGGGGCATATTCAGAACTCTGGCGGACTACTCACCGACATCATTTTTGCAGAATCTCCGCCTGTATTCTCGATTGTGGCGAAGCTCATGCCCAACTTTGGACTGAAGCAGTTAGCCACCCATTCCATCGGCTGGTGGGTGCAAACGGAGGATTTGCCAGACTCAAATAATCGGGTGCGTTGGGAAAACAACAGAATCCATATCGATTACAATCCCAACAATATGGAAGCCCACGATCGCTTAATTTATCGCTGGACTGATGTGTTAAAAAACATCGAAAAGTCCCTAGATGGCTTCCGCACTGGCTTCCTGCATCCCCGTTCCGAATCGCCTTTGCAAGTGGTCGCCAATCAATGTGGAACCTGTCGCTTTGGTAATGATCCTGCAACTTCCGTTTTAGATCGCGATTGCCGCACCCACGATCTCGATAATCTCTATGTTGTCGATGGCAGTTTCTTTCCATCTAATGCGGCGGTGAGTCCTGCTTTGACGATTATTGCTAATGCTCTAAGAGTAGGCGATCGGTTAATCGAGCGATTGAAATAG
- a CDS encoding AbrB/MazE/SpoVT family DNA-binding domain-containing protein yields MNVATFVVTSSQKMIKHNLLEKTAMLLNVKKRGNSLSVIIPKEMAVSMNVDDGDNIFATKTPSGYEISAYDPDFAKKMEVARRGMEKYHNALIELAK; encoded by the coding sequence TTGAATGTTGCAACATTTGTGGTAACATCAAGCCAAAAGATGATTAAACATAATCTACTTGAGAAAACAGCCATGCTTCTAAATGTCAAAAAAAGAGGAAACTCCCTAAGCGTTATCATTCCAAAAGAAATGGCAGTCAGCATGAATGTTGATGATGGCGATAATATTTTTGCAACTAAAACTCCCTCTGGATATGAGATTTCAGCATACGATCCTGATTTCGCAAAAAAGATGGAAGTAGCCCGACGGGGGATGGAGAAATATCACAACGCATTGATTGAGTTGGCTAAATGA
- a CDS encoding type II toxin-antitoxin system death-on-curing family toxin, which yields MIEPYWLETHDVCAIHNEIIAESGGAAGILNEGALESTLFKPRNIYHYEEDVTLYKLAASYGYGLVKNHCFVDGNKRIALIAVYTFLAINGIELIASETDAAIFFLELAASFGKQEEDMNRLANWLQINSEPIND from the coding sequence ATGATCGAACCTTATTGGCTTGAAACTCATGACGTTTGCGCTATACATAATGAAATTATCGCCGAGTCGGGTGGTGCTGCGGGAATTTTGAATGAAGGCGCTTTGGAATCAACTTTATTCAAGCCCAGAAATATCTATCATTACGAAGAAGATGTAACTTTATACAAACTAGCTGCATCTTACGGCTATGGGCTAGTAAAAAATCATTGTTTTGTTGATGGTAATAAGAGAATTGCCCTGATCGCTGTTTATACATTCTTAGCAATTAATGGAATTGAACTTATAGCATCAGAGACTGATGCAGCAATCTTTTTTCTAGAATTAGCCGCAAGTTTTGGAAAACAAGAAGAAGATATGAATAGATTAGCAAATTGGCTGCAAATTAATAGCGAACCTATTAACGATTAG
- the lysS gene encoding lysine--tRNA ligase encodes MFWADKFAADASGDRIIVNDSKTPSGRVHVGSLRGVVIHDAIYRALKHAGKPVTFTYGVDDYDALDTVPHYLDKEKFSPYLGYPLCNVPSPEATATDYAKYFMGEFLEVFEHLGVRPEIYYLRDLYRSGKMNPYIDLFLNNAHLVREAYKEVSKADRPSNWYPFQTICENCGKIATTVVTDYQDGKVFYTCQPNAMEYVKGCGHTGWVSPFDGNGKLPWKVEWVAKWEVVGVSIELAGKDHSQKGGSRDVANSISRKVLKKNPPTHAPYEFILVNGTKMSSSKGVGSSAKEIADLLPPELLRFLMLRTQPRSVINFMPNYETVTRLFRDYDTLIGKYQDDAPKDEKAQEELVPLVYSQLNTEEKVEGYQAFDFSTLISLLQIPHLDLEAEIAARSDNPLSDRDWAVVRDRIRVGKKWLQDYADEEEKLVLYLDSIPEKAKTLTAEQITYLEALAANLAGDVSWDGEELQTLLFSTSKQVEVSQKSAFAAVYYTFLNKERGPKAGSLLSYLEKDFVIQRIKDAIALNLVASNS; translated from the coding sequence ATGTTCTGGGCGGATAAATTTGCAGCAGATGCAAGCGGCGATCGCATTATTGTTAACGATTCTAAAACCCCCTCTGGGCGCGTCCATGTCGGCTCATTGCGCGGGGTTGTGATTCACGATGCCATCTATCGCGCCCTTAAACACGCAGGCAAACCCGTCACCTTTACCTATGGTGTTGATGACTATGACGCTCTCGACACCGTACCCCATTATTTAGACAAGGAGAAATTTTCGCCCTATCTCGGCTATCCCCTTTGTAATGTACCTTCGCCTGAAGCGACAGCGACTGACTATGCCAAGTACTTTATGGGAGAATTTTTGGAAGTATTTGAGCATTTAGGCGTGCGTCCTGAAATCTATTACCTGCGCGATCTCTATCGTTCGGGCAAAATGAATCCCTACATTGATCTCTTCTTAAATAATGCTCATCTCGTCCGTGAAGCCTACAAAGAAGTCAGCAAAGCCGATCGCCCCTCAAATTGGTATCCTTTCCAGACCATTTGCGAAAACTGCGGCAAGATTGCGACTACCGTTGTCACTGACTACCAAGATGGCAAAGTTTTCTATACCTGCCAGCCCAATGCTATGGAATATGTCAAGGGTTGCGGTCATACAGGCTGGGTATCACCCTTTGATGGCAATGGTAAATTACCTTGGAAGGTAGAGTGGGTAGCGAAATGGGAAGTCGTCGGCGTATCGATCGAACTCGCTGGTAAGGATCACTCGCAGAAGGGTGGCTCCCGTGATGTGGCTAACTCCATCAGTCGCAAAGTCCTCAAAAAGAATCCCCCCACCCATGCTCCTTATGAGTTTATCTTGGTCAATGGAACGAAGATGAGTTCTTCTAAGGGAGTTGGTTCTAGTGCCAAGGAAATTGCGGATTTATTACCCCCTGAGCTACTGCGATTCCTGATGTTACGGACACAGCCTCGCAGTGTGATTAACTTCATGCCCAACTATGAGACCGTCACTCGACTCTTCCGTGACTATGATACTTTGATTGGCAAATATCAAGATGATGCACCAAAAGATGAAAAGGCTCAAGAAGAACTAGTTCCCCTCGTCTATTCGCAGTTGAATACAGAGGAAAAAGTGGAAGGTTATCAAGCCTTTGACTTCAGTACTTTAATTTCTTTGCTGCAAATTCCTCACCTCGATCTCGAAGCCGAAATTGCCGCTAGAAGTGACAATCCCCTTAGCGATCGCGATTGGGCGGTGGTACGCGATCGCATTCGTGTGGGCAAAAAGTGGCTACAAGACTATGCCGATGAAGAAGAGAAGTTAGTTTTGTATCTTGATTCCATTCCTGAAAAAGCCAAGACTCTTACTGCTGAGCAAATCACTTACCTTGAGGCATTGGCAGCTAACCTCGCAGGCGATGTTAGTTGGGATGGGGAAGAACTCCAAACTTTACTATTCAGTACTTCTAAGCAAGTAGAAGTTTCTCAAAAGAGTGCATTTGCGGCTGTTTACTATACCTTCTTAAATAAGGAGAGAGGACCCAAGGCAGGTAGTTTACTTTCTTATTTAGAAAAAGATTTTGTGATTCAACGCATTAAAGATGCGATCGCACTAAATCTTGTGGCAAGCAACTCTTAA
- a CDS encoding serpin family protein, translating to MKTYYRSTAISLLTFAMMSFPSLASPIKSIPAPSNLAVSPNPIPPKIAINKVELDSRLVKASTKFGFNLFNQIFQQNPHKNIFISPSSVAIALAMTYNGANGQTQSAMARTLELEGISTNDINNFNQLLQVSLLDSQNDTEISIANSLWINQNIALERSFVEKLKTYYQATIKNLNFDDSSSTQIINDWVKQQTKNKIHQIVKRASNDTVVILINAIYFKANWANAFDKSLTNLKPFTLENGTTIQHPSMSRLGEYRYLDRPKFQAVRIPYQNRRFRMDIFLPKNTSSLAEFQQQLTLQNWQDWSDSFQINTGLVQLPRFKVEYELELNQVLKSLGMQIAFSPSADFRNLTSSASSISEVRHKTFVDVNEEGTEASAATSVRVFRGASRTFQMIIDRPFFFAISDRQTGTILFMGTIQNPALK from the coding sequence ATGAAAACCTATTATCGTTCTACAGCCATTAGTTTGCTAACTTTTGCCATGATGAGTTTTCCATCTCTAGCTTCACCGATTAAGTCGATTCCAGCGCCTTCAAATCTTGCGGTTTCTCCTAATCCTATCCCTCCCAAGATTGCCATTAATAAAGTAGAGCTTGATTCGCGTTTAGTAAAAGCCAGCACTAAGTTTGGATTTAATTTATTCAATCAAATTTTTCAGCAAAATCCCCATAAAAATATTTTCATTTCCCCGTCAAGTGTCGCGATCGCTTTGGCAATGACCTATAACGGGGCGAATGGTCAAACTCAAAGCGCAATGGCAAGGACATTAGAACTAGAAGGAATTTCGACCAATGACATCAATAATTTTAATCAACTATTGCAAGTATCTCTGTTAGATAGTCAAAATGATACGGAGATCAGTATCGCTAACTCACTTTGGATAAATCAGAATATTGCCCTAGAACGTTCTTTTGTAGAAAAGTTAAAAACCTACTATCAAGCTACAATCAAAAACCTCAATTTTGACGATTCTAGTTCGACCCAAATTATTAATGATTGGGTAAAACAACAAACTAAAAATAAAATCCATCAGATCGTAAAGAGGGCAAGTAATGATACTGTCGTTATTTTGATTAATGCTATTTATTTCAAAGCTAATTGGGCAAATGCTTTTGATAAATCACTGACCAATCTCAAACCATTTACTTTAGAAAATGGTACGACAATTCAACATCCATCCATGTCTCGCTTAGGTGAATATCGCTATCTTGATAGACCAAAGTTTCAAGCGGTGAGGATTCCCTATCAAAATAGACGCTTTCGGATGGATATTTTCCTGCCTAAAAATACATCGAGCCTAGCAGAGTTTCAGCAGCAATTAACCTTGCAAAATTGGCAAGATTGGTCAGATAGTTTTCAAATTAATACAGGACTAGTTCAACTGCCCCGTTTTAAAGTCGAATATGAGTTGGAACTTAATCAAGTCTTGAAAAGCCTCGGTATGCAAATAGCCTTTAGTCCATCCGCAGACTTTCGCAATCTGACATCATCAGCATCTTCTATTAGTGAAGTGAGGCATAAAACCTTTGTTGACGTAAATGAAGAAGGTACTGAAGCCTCTGCCGCCACTTCAGTACGAGTATTTCGTGGTGCTAGTAGAACATTTCAGATGATCATTGATCGACCATTTTTCTTTGCAATTAGCGATCGCCAAACTGGCACAATTCTATTTATGGGCACAATTCAAAACCCAGCCTTAAAATAA
- the bioU gene encoding (S)-8-amino-7-oxononanoate synthase BioU: protein MTLKVGILGFGGLGQAAAKLLSAKQEMQLVVAADKEGFAYDPQGLDANKAIATYQNKGSLGYLEGSGILTQDSIAEAIATAKDVDGYFLALPNLPNTFMASVAKQFIASGWKGVLVDAIKRTSAVEQMIALAPELEAAGITYMSGCGATPGLLTAAAAIAAQSFAEVHKVEITFGVGIANWNAYRATIREDIAHMSGYTVDIAQAMTDAEVEALLEKTNGLISLENMEHADDIMLERVGICDRDRVTVGGVVDTRNPKKPLSTNMKLTGRTFEGKISTHTFTLGDETSMAANVCGPAFGYLKSGKQFHQRGIYGLMTAAEVMPAFVR, encoded by the coding sequence ATGACATTAAAAGTTGGAATTTTAGGATTTGGTGGATTAGGACAAGCGGCGGCGAAATTGCTTAGCGCTAAGCAAGAAATGCAGCTAGTCGTAGCTGCCGACAAAGAAGGCTTTGCCTATGACCCACAGGGGCTAGATGCTAACAAAGCGATCGCCACTTACCAAAACAAAGGCTCACTGGGCTATCTCGAAGGATCGGGTATTCTTACTCAAGACAGTATTGCTGAGGCGATCGCTACGGCAAAAGATGTTGATGGTTATTTCCTCGCATTGCCGAACTTGCCCAATACCTTCATGGCAAGCGTGGCTAAGCAATTCATCGCTTCAGGTTGGAAGGGTGTGCTAGTTGATGCGATCAAACGCACTAGCGCCGTTGAGCAAATGATTGCCCTTGCCCCTGAACTAGAAGCCGCAGGCATTACTTATATGTCTGGCTGTGGCGCAACCCCCGGTTTATTGACAGCCGCTGCCGCGATCGCGGCTCAGAGTTTTGCGGAAGTCCACAAGGTCGAAATTACTTTCGGGGTAGGCATTGCGAACTGGAATGCCTACCGCGCTACTATCCGCGAAGATATCGCCCATATGTCGGGCTATACAGTTGATATTGCCCAAGCGATGACAGATGCGGAAGTAGAAGCTCTGCTAGAAAAGACCAATGGTTTAATCTCGCTGGAAAATATGGAACATGCCGATGACATTATGCTCGAGCGTGTCGGAATTTGCGATCGCGATCGCGTTACCGTTGGTGGTGTAGTTGATACTCGTAATCCGAAGAAGCCTCTCAGTACAAATATGAAGCTGACAGGACGCACCTTTGAAGGCAAAATCTCCACTCATACTTTCACCCTTGGCGATGAAACCAGCATGGCAGCCAATGTTTGTGGACCCGCCTTTGGCTATCTCAAGTCTGGGAAACAATTTCATCAGCGCGGTATTTATGGTCTGATGACCGCTGCTGAAGTAATGCCTGCCTTCGTTCGTTAA
- a CDS encoding ISNCY family transposase, with product MVEIFRQQLESLPDKRTGKNSRYGMEDAAMSAFSVFFTQSPSFLSYQRTMEQTKGRSNAQSLFGVHKIPTDNHIRDLLDPVQPKEMFPVFETILETIEQKGKLQRFRGFANNLLMALDGTEYFSSKQIHCHHCSSRKMKSGEIHYFHSVVTPVIVSPHQSQVIPLVPEFIVPQDGNDKQDCENTAAKRWLLQHGSKYSAFKVTVLGDDLYSRQPLCQMLLEQQFNFILVCRPESHPTIYEHIEGIALPTVVVNKWTGKVQETYTYQYVNGLPIKDGDDALLVNWCELTVTRPDGKVVYKNSFATNHLITEQTVVEIVLAGRTRWKVENENNNTLKTKGYNLEHNFGHGKEHLASFLATLNILSLLFHTLLELVDDKYQLLRSHLPTRKTFFNDLRALTRYLVFDSWDHLLTFMIQGLELDLPPNSS from the coding sequence ATTGTAGAAATTTTCCGACAACAACTAGAATCATTGCCAGACAAGCGGACAGGCAAAAATAGTCGCTATGGCATGGAAGATGCAGCCATGAGTGCATTCAGTGTATTTTTCACTCAAAGTCCATCATTCTTGTCTTACCAGCGGACAATGGAGCAGACAAAAGGGCGAAGCAACGCCCAAAGTTTATTTGGGGTGCATAAAATACCAACGGATAACCATATCCGAGACTTGCTAGACCCAGTGCAACCTAAAGAAATGTTTCCAGTGTTCGAGACAATCTTGGAGACGATAGAGCAAAAGGGGAAACTGCAAAGATTTCGAGGATTCGCCAACAATCTATTAATGGCGCTAGATGGGACAGAGTACTTTAGTTCAAAACAAATACACTGTCACCATTGTTCGAGTAGGAAAATGAAATCAGGAGAAATTCATTATTTTCATAGCGTAGTTACGCCAGTTATCGTCAGTCCACATCAATCGCAAGTGATTCCCCTAGTACCAGAATTTATTGTGCCGCAGGATGGAAATGACAAGCAAGACTGTGAGAATACAGCCGCCAAAAGATGGTTGTTACAACATGGCAGTAAGTACAGTGCATTCAAGGTAACTGTTTTGGGTGATGACCTTTATTCTCGCCAACCCCTCTGCCAAATGCTATTAGAGCAACAGTTCAACTTCATCTTAGTCTGCCGCCCCGAATCTCACCCCACTATCTATGAGCATATAGAAGGGATTGCTTTGCCAACGGTGGTTGTCAATAAGTGGACAGGGAAAGTTCAAGAGACCTATACCTACCAATATGTCAATGGGCTACCTATCAAAGATGGTGACGATGCTTTGCTGGTTAACTGGTGTGAACTAACTGTGACTAGACCTGATGGCAAGGTAGTTTACAAAAACTCTTTTGCCACCAATCACCTGATTACTGAGCAAACAGTGGTGGAAATCGTGCTGGCTGGTCGTACTCGTTGGAAAGTGGAAAATGAGAATAACAATACTCTCAAAACTAAGGGCTACAACCTAGAACACAACTTTGGACATGGCAAGGAGCATCTTGCTTCATTCCTAGCCACCCTCAATATTTTGTCCCTACTATTTCACACGTTATTGGAATTGGTCGATGACAAGTACCAGTTATTGCGCTCTCATTTGCCAACCCGCAAAACCTTTTTTAACGATTTACGCGCCTTGACTCGATATCTTGTTTTTGATAGTTGGGATCATCTTTTGACTTTTATGATTCAAGGTTTGGAGTTAGATCTCCCTCCCAACAGTAGTTAA